Below is a window of Shewanella khirikhana DNA.
ATGTTAACATGTCGGGCACAGCAAGGTAATAGCCGCCACCCCCGACAATGGTCGCCTGACGGCTCTATCGAGAGAGCAGATGAAAGGCGTATTAACCTTTGTTAATAGTGACGAACTTTGTTGTTACACCCGGGTCGGAAGGGTTATACAAGTGCCAACTGTCACTTTGAAACCGATCCCCGAATTGGAGCAATGACTAAGATGAAAGCAAAACTCTCTCTCGTATCCGCCGCTATTTTAGGTGCCACCCTGACCTTGGGCACCCTGCCTGCTTATGCCTCGCTGCCAATGGCGGTTGATGGCCAGCAGTTGCCGAGCCTGGCGCCCATGCTGGAAAAAACCACCCCTGCGGTGGTCTCGGTTGCAGTGTCCGGCACCCATGTATCCAAGCAGCGGGTTCCTGACGTGTTCCGCTATTTCTTTGGCCCCAACGCCCCCCAGGAGCAAGTGCGTGAACGTCCTTTCCGCGGCTTGGGTTCAGGGGTGATTATCGATGCCGACAAGGGCTATATCGTCACCAACAACCACGTGATTGATGGCGCCGATACCATTCAGATTGGTCTGCTCGATGGCCGTGAATTTGAAGCCAAACTGATTGGCAGCGACAGCGAGTCTGATATTGCGCTGCTGCAAATCAAGGCCGACAAGCTGACTGAGATTAAGTCGGCCGACTCAGATGCCATCCACGTGGGTGACTTCGCAGTGGCCATTGGTAACCCTTTCGGTCTGGGCCAAACCGTTACCTCGGGCATAGTGTCGGCACTGGGCCGCAGCGGCCTGGGTATCGAGATGCTGGAAAACTTTATTCAAACCGACGCCGCCATTAACAGCGGTAACTCAGGTGGTGCGCTGGTGAACCTGCGCGGTGAACTTATCGGTATCAACACCGCTATTGTCGCACCGGGCGGTGGCAACGTGGGGATTGGCTTCGCCATCCCGGCCAACATGATGCATTCGCTGGTTGACCAAATTATTGAACATGGCGAAGTGCGCCGCGGCGTGCTGGGTATTTCCGGCCGAGAGCTCGACAGCAAGCTTGCCGAAGGCTTTGGTCTGGATTCACAGCACGGCGCCTTCGTGAACGAAGTCATGCCAGACAGTGCCGCCGACGATGCAGGCATCAAGGCCGGTGACATCATCGTCAGCGTGAACGATCGCAAAATCAAAAGCTTCCAGGAACTGCGTGCCAAAATCGGTACCCTGGGTGCCGGTGCCAAGGTTGAGCTGGGCCTTATCCGCGACGGTAAAGAGAAAACCGTTAAGGTGACCCTGGGCGAAGCCTCAGAGCAAACCGCTGCCGCCGATGAGCTGCATCCTCAGCTGGCAGGAGCCAAGCTCGAGTCCAGCTCCAGCGGCGTGGAAATCACTGACATCGCTGAGGGCTCTCCAGCCGCACTGAGCGGCCTGCGTAAAGGCGACATCATCGTGGGCGTGAACCGCACTCCGGTGAAAGATCTCAAAGCACTGAAAGAGCAGCTCAAGGAGCAGGACGGTGCCGCCGCCCTGAAAGTCATGCGCGGCAAGAGCATGCGCTACCTGGTATTGCGTTAATTCAGGCCCCTCAATAAGCCCAGCCCAGTGCTGGGCTTATTGTTTTTAAACGTGTTAATCTAGTTACACTTTTTACAAACAGCCACGCCTCCATCCATGAAAAACGCCCTTCTTTATGTCGGTAAAGCCGTGATGTTCGGTCTGGTGATGGCCGCCGTCTTCCTGCTGGCCCAAAACTATTTGGGCAACGACCATGGCAAGCTGTTCAGCAGCCACGGCAACAGCGGCAGCGAACTCTCCTTTGCCCATGCCGTTCGCCGCGCCGCACCCGCGGTCGCCAATATCTACAACATCAGTATCGATCAACGTCAGCCGCTGACCAGCCAGGCCCTGCAAGGTCTGGGTTCCGGGGTCATCATGGACGAAGAAGGCTACATACTGACCAACTACCACGTTATTAAAAAGGCCGATCAAATTGTGATCACCCTGCAGGATGGTCGTCGCTTTCAGGCCGAAGTGGTGGGCTCAGATCCTGAAACCGATTTGAGCGTGCTGAAAATTGAAGGCGACAAGCTGCCTGTAGCGCCGCTGAACTTAAGCTCACTGCCACAGGTGGGCGATGTGGTGCTCGCTATTGGTAACCCCTATAACCTCGGGCAAACCATCACTCAGGGCATCATCAGTGCCACCGGCCGCAATGGTTTAAGCTCTGGCTATCAGGACTTTTTGCAAACCGATGCCGCCATTAACGCCGGGAACTCAGGTGGCGCCCTTATCGACACCAATGGCGATCTGATTGGGATCAACACAGCCGCGTTCCAGATTGGCGGCGAAGGTGGTGGTCATGGCATCAACTTCGCCATTCCCATTCGCCTTGCCTACTCCATCATGGGCAAACTGATTGATAATGGCAGGGTTATTCGTGGTGCACTGGGGATTTCGGGTGAAGCATTGACGCCCTTCCTGGCGCAGCTGCTGAATCTGCAGGATGTGACTGGCGTGCTGGTGACCGGGATAGACCGCAACGGTCCTGCGGCAGCTGCCAAGCTGTTGCCAAGGGATGTGATCATCGCCTACGCCGGCGAGAATGTGATAAGCGCCGAGATGCTGATGGACCGGATTGCCGAAACCAAACCCGGCTCAGAAGTGGAAATGACCATTATCCGCCAGGGCAAGCCGCAAAAGGTTATGGTAGTGATTGGCGAGAAGGTGTCGCAGTACAACTGATAAACTGCCGCAGCAGACGCGCTGTAAGCAAAACAAAAATGCCCGGCAAGTCCGGGCATTTGTTTGTTCAGTGCTCATAAAGGGTGAATTCACACTGACGATATTGGTACAACATGGATTTACAGTGCTGGGGCTCAGCTTTTATCCGTGGGGCTAGCCACATCGACCAGACGCACCCAAAACGCCATTTCCAAACACACACCCAGCGCCAGCAGCACCATGGATGGCATTTTGGCTCCGGCGAGATAACTGGCCAATGCGGCCATTAACAACAGCGCCGGCACCGCCCACCTTGCGATTTTCATCATATCCCTGACTCCGACTATCAAACTAAATCAATCAACCTTCCCACAACCATCCTATAACAAAAAAAACCGCCGGTCAAGGCGGTTTTCATTGCGAAAACATGAAGTTTACTTCATTCGGATGACCTGACCGCCGAGGCCCTTAAACTTATTTTCTATATGTTCATAGCCACGGTCGAGGTGGTAAATACGGTCAACCACAGTGGTGCCGTCGGCCATCAGACCGGCGATCACCAGACTGGCCGAAGCGCGCAGATCCGTTGCCATCACCTGAGCACCACTCAAACGCTCCACCCCGTGCACAATGCAGGTGTGACCTTCAAGCTCCATGTTCGCGCCCATACGCATCAGCTCAGGCACGTGCATAAAACGGTTCTCGAAGATGGTTTCAGTGATGGTGCCTGTGCCTTCAGCCAAACAGTTAAGCACACAAAACTGCGCCTGCATGTCGGTCGGGAACGCTGGATAGGGCGCGGTCTTGATATTGACCGCTTTCGGGCGCTGGCCCTTCATATCAAGCTCAATCCAATCGTCACCGGTGCGGATATCGGCGCCGGCGTCTTCCAGCTTGGCCAAAACGGCTTCCAGAGACGAAGGATCGGCATTGTCACAGCGGATGCTGCCACGGGTAACAGCAGCAGCCACCAGGAAGGTGCCGGTTTCGATACGGTCGGGCATTACCCGGTAATCACAGCCGCGCAGACGCTCAACGCCGGTGATTTTCAAAGTGGCAGTGCCAATACCGCTGATTTGAGCACCCATGGCAACCAGACAGTTGGCCAGGTCAATCACCTCAGGTTCGCGGGCGGCGTTTTCAATCACGGTCACGCCGTCGGCAAGCGCCGCTGCCATCAGCAGGTTTTCAGTCGCGCCCACGCTGACCATATCCATAAAGATATGTGCGCCTTTCAAGCGGCCATCCACCCGAGCCTTGATATAACCTTCTTTCACTTCGATTTTGGCGCCCATCTGCTCCAGACCATGCAGGTGCAGGTTCACAGGACGGGCACCGATGGCACAGCCACCGGGCAGGGACACATCGGCTTTACCAAAACGGGCAAGCAGCGGCCCGAGGATCAAAATCGAGGCCCGCATGGTTTTCACCAGATCGTAAGGGGCAACGAAGTGATCGATATTGGCGGTGTTGATGGCAATGCGATCGCCATCCTGAGTCACTTCAGCGCCAAGACAGCGCAGCAGCTTACAGCTGGTATCCACGTCGCGCAGGCTGGGTACGTTGGTCAGTACAAATTCGGATTCGGCCAACACCCCCGCCATCAAAATAGGCAGGGCGGCGTTTTTGGCTCCGGAAATAACAACACGTCCGGCAAGGGATCCGCCGGACTGAATAGCGAGTTTATCCACGGCGTTTCTCTTTAGAGTGACATATTGAAGACTTTTTCCCGCTTCCACTGAGTGGGGGTAAAAGTCTTGATAGACAGGGCGTGCAGGGCACCGCTGGTGATCTGCTCCATCAGAGGGGCATAAATGGCCTGTTGTTGCTTGATACGGCTCATGCCATCGAAGCATTCGCCAACGGCGATAACCTGATAATGGCTGCCATCTGTGGTGACATGTACTTCGTCGAGACCCAAAGCCTGGGTCAAAATTTCTTCAATCTGTTTGCAATCCATGAATGAACTGAACCTTAGTTGCGCTAGGCTTCTTCCACGAAGAAGGCTTCCAAATCGTACAGGGCGATCAGTTTAGCAAGCTGAGCGGAAGGTGACACCAACTGCAGCTTCTGGCCCCGGTTTTGGGCACGTTGCCACAATTCCAGCAAAAATGCGATACCGGCGCTGTCACTATAGGACAGTTGCCGCAAATCCAACCGGGTTGCCCCGGCGGGGATCAGCTCGTTGAGCCTGGGCCAGAGGTCGCGCACGACCCCATGGTCCAATCGCCCTGACACCTCACAGCGGTCAGCATTCAGGGTCAGACTGATCAATTTGCGGCCGCCTTGGTAGCGCGGCTCACCGGCGTGTTGGCCTTATCGTTGAGCATGGTAATCACATGCTCAATGCCTTTCTGGCGGATAAGACCTGTGATTTCTGACTGCTTGGATTGCAGCAAACTCACGCCCTCGGCCACCAAATCAAAGGCCTTCCAGGTGTCGTCTTTAAGGCGACGGGCCTTGAACAGCAGCTTAATGGGTGGACGGCCGTTTTCAATGATGCGAACGTTCACATCGACGATCTTTTCGTCGGTAAACTTGGCGCCCGGTGCGTACTCCACCGTTTGATTGGTGTACTCGGTAAAGGCCTGGGCGTAGGTAGTCACCAGATACGCCTCGAAGGCATCCACAAAGCGGTTGCGTTCATCTTCCGAGGTATCACGCAGATACTGGCCCAGCACCTTGTAAGAGGCGTAACGGTAGTCGATATAGGGCATCAACTCTTCGCGCACAATCACCTTGAGGTGGTTGGCATCGGCATCGATAAGCGCCTTATCAGCGTGAAAACGCTTGAAGGTTTTGTCGGCCACAACCTGGATCATCTCGTACGGATTGGTGCCATCCACAGGTTCGGCCTTGGCGGCCACTGCGGCAAAACAAAATACGCTTAATATCAGTGCAATGACTGTTCTGAACATCATGATTCTCCTGTTACTCCTTGGAACCCATGCTGTAGAGGAACTGCCCGATCAGGTCTTCCAGTACCAGAGCCGATTTGGTGTCGGCGATCCTGTCCCCATCTTTCAGCATGGCAATATCATCATCAACAAACCCCGGGGTTAAGCCGAGAAACTGCTCTCCAAGCAGGCCCGAGGTCAAAATCGACAGGCTGCTGGTGTCCGGAAAATTGCGGTAACGGCCATCCATCGACAGGGTTACCACGGCTACCAGACGCTCGGGATCCAGCTCGATATGGCTGACCCGGCCGACTACCACGCCGCCCACTTTCACCGGCGAGCGAACCTTGAGTCCACCCACGTTGGAGAAGCGTGCGTACAGGGTGTAATTGCTTTTACCCGCCTGCACATCGACGTTGGCTACTTTGAAAACCAACACCAGAAAGGCGGCTATCCCGGCAAGCAGGAAGAGCCCCACCCAAATCTCAACTTTCCGTGACAACATGCTAAAGTTTCACTCCTTGCAATTAGCTGAACGCCGGGTGTTACCCGAACATGAGGGCGGTCAGCAGAAAATCCAATGCCAGTACGGCAAGACTCGACTGCACAACGGTTGAGGTTGTGGCCTTGCTGATCCCTTCAGGATTGGGCACAACTTCATAACCGCGGTACAGGGCAATCCAGGTCACCACCAGGGCAAACACCAGGCTCTTAATCAAACAGTTTACTATGTCCTGACGCCACTCAACGGACGCCTGCAGAATCGACCAGAAGGCGCCATTGTCGATGCCTTTCCACTCAACCCCCACAATATGACCGCCCCAGATCCCAACGGCAGTAAACATCAGTGCCAGCAGCGGCATGCTGATCACACCAGCCCAGAACCGCGGCGCAATAATCTGTCGCAGCGGATCCACCGCCATCATCTCGAGGCTCGAAAGCTGCTCGGTACTTTTCATCAAACCGATTTCGGCGGTCAGCGCTGAACCTGCGCGGCCGGCAAACAGCAGCGCAGTGACCACGGGGCCAAGTTCCCGCAGCAAACTCAAGGCCACCATGGGACCCAGGCTTTCTTCGGTGCCGAAGTCCACCAAAATGGTGTAACCCTGCAGCGCCAATACCATGCCGATAAAGAGGCCTGAAACCAAAATGATCAGCAGCGACTGCACCCCAACCACATAGAGCTGCTTTACCAGCAGCGGCAGACCTTTGGCCGGCCGGGGCATCGCCACTACCGCGCCCCAGAGCATCAATCCTGCCCGGCCCATGCCGGACACCTGATTTATGGCGCCGCGCCCCAGGCGCGCAACTGCATCAATCAACGCCACCACAAAGCTCCTTCATATAATCTGCTGCCGGATAATGAAACGGCACAGGTCCATCGGGTTCACCACCAATAAACTGCCTCAGCTGCGGATTATCCGATGCCTTGAGTTCAGCCGGTGAGCCCTGGGCAATAATACGTTTATCCGCAATCACATACACATAGTCGGCGATACCAAGCACCTCGCCCACATCGTGGGAAACCACCACAGAGGTGAGACTGAGCGCATCGGACAATTCGCGGATAAGCTTTACCAGCACCCCCATAGAAATCGGGTCCTGACCGGCAAAGGGCTCATCGTACATCACCATTTCAGGCTCAAGCGCAATCGCCCGCGCCAGTGCAGCCCGGCGCTGCATACCGCCGGAAAGCTCGCTCGGCATCATCTGCGCTGCGCCGCGCAGGCCCACGGCTTCAAGCTTCATCAGCACAATGCGGCGAATAATGGCTTCATCCAACCCAGAGTGTTCACGCAGGGCAAAAGCCACGTTGTCGAATACGTTCATGTCGGTAAACAAGGCACCGCTCTGGAACAACATGCTCATACGTTTACGCAGGGCAAACAGTTCACTGCGGCTGATTTGATGGATATTGATACCATCAAACAGCACTTCGCCGCGGTCAGGCAATAACTGCCCGGCCATCAGCTTAAGCAATGTGGTTTTACCAATACCGCTCGGCCCCATGATGGCGGTCACCTTGCCACGGGGAATGCTCAGACTGATATCGTCATAAATGATGCGCTCACCGCGGCTGAAACCCAGATTGCGGATTTCCACCAAGGTGTCGACCTCGTGATTCATGATGGTTCCCTGATGTCTATGAAGTGATATTCGGCCATCCTGGCGCGCAACGGAAGAGGGGCAAATTGTACGGAATTGCCCTGATTGCGACAACCGCTTACACACTTCCCGCCCCGAATACTTTCAATTTGCCTGATTTCCAGCGAAAATGCGCCTTGGTATTCATGGATTTTGTCAATAAATGTTACTCAACGTGTTTATGCTTGTTGCAGGCTTGGCGGTACTGGTTTGGAGTGCTGACAAGTTTGTTTACGGCGCTGCCGCCTTCGCCCGTAATCTGGGTCTGCCCCCTATGCTGATTGGCCTGACTATCGTGGCCATGGGAAGTTCCGCCCCCGAAATGTTTGTTGCAGCCACCGCCTCTATGGACGGCATGCGCGACACCGCCGTGGGCAACGTGCTTGGCTCCAACGTCGCCAACATCACTCTGATTTTGGGTGTGACCGCCATGATAGGCGCCATTGCCGTCAGCTCGCAGACGCTGAAGCGGGAAATCCCGATGATGCTGGCTGCCACCGCACTGGCCGGTTATTTCCTCCATGACGGCGTGCTTGACCGTAACGAAGGCATTATTCTTGCCGTGGCCTTTTTTGCACTGATGGCCTATCTCATCTGGCACGCGCTGACCAACAAGGACCCGGATCCCCTTGCCGAGGAAGCCGATGAAGAAATTCCCCGTGATGTTCCTACCTCCAAGGCCTTGATTTGGCTGGTAGTGGGCATAATATTGCTGCCATTATCCGCCGATTGGATGGTGGACGGCGCCGTGGGCATTGCCAAGTATTATGGGCTGTCGGATCTGGTGATAGGCTTGACCATCATCGCCGTCGGCACCAGCCTGCCTGAGCTTGCGGCCTGTGTGGCCAGCGCGCTCAAGAAGGAAGACGACTTGGCCATAGGTAATATCGTCGGCTCCAACATGTTCAATATTCTGGCGGTGCTGGCACTGCCCGGACTCATCGCCCCCGGCGTAGTCGACGCCCAGGCCGTGACCCGCGACTTTTACATGGTGATGGCCACCAGTGTCGCGCTGGCCTTATTTGTGCTGATGAGCGGCAAAGACCGGGAACTCAAGCGCTGGCACGGCGCCATCTTCCTGGCAATTTTTATTGGTTATCAGTACGTGCTGTTCCAGGCACACTGATCCCTGGCCTGTCGGCTTGCGGCCGGCACAGACAGAGAGACAGATATGGTAGACAGAACGCAACTGCGCCAATGGGGCAGTAAGGTTATCGATGTAGAAAAGGCGGCCCTGGACAACCTGTACCAGTTTGTCGACAGCGACGCCTTTGCCGATGCCTGCGAGCTTATCCTCAACTGCACCGGCAAGGTGATTGTGATGGGCATGGGCAAGTCGGGCCACATTGGCAATAAGATTTCCGCCACCCTGGCCAGTACCGGCACCCCGGCCTTTTTTGTTCACCCGGGTGAAGCCAGCCATGGCGACCTTGGCGTGCTCAGCGAAAACGACATAGTGCTGGCCATTTCCAACTCAGGTGAGTCAGATGAAATCCTTACCCTGATGCCCGTTATGAAGCGTCGCAGCATTCCGGTTATCGCCATGACCGGCAAACCCGGCTCTACCATGGCCAAACACGCCAAGCTGCATCTGTGTATCCAGGTGCCGGAAGAGGCCTGTCCGCTCGGGCTCGCGCCCACATCCAGCACCACCGCCACCCTGGTGATGGGCGATGCCCTGGCCGTTGCGCTGCTGCAAGCCAAAGGCTTTACCAAGGATGATTTTGCCATGTCGCACCCAGGTGGCGCCCTGGGCCGCAAGCTGCTGCTGCATGTCAGCGATGTGATGCATCGCGGCGACGAGCTGCCTTTGGTACGCGACAATATCTGCATCACTGACGCCCTGTATGAGATCTCCAAAAAAGGTCTCGGCATGACCGCCATTGTCGATGCCGATGGCGCCTTGGTGGGCATTTTCACCGACGGCGATCTGCGCCGGGTGATTGATGCGCAAATCAATCTGCGCCAAACCAGCATTGCCGATGTGATGACCCGCAACTGCATCACCATCCCCGACAGCATTCTGGCTGCCGAGGCGCTGCAATTGATGGACGAGAAAAACATCAACGGCCTTATCGTGATTGACAGCCAACGCCGCCCGGTCGGTGCGCTCAATATGCTCGATATGGTCAAGGCGGGGGTTATCTGATGCGTGAAGGACTCTACGGCCCCATTGCCGAGGATATCTGGCACAAGGCAAGCCAAATCAAACTGCTGATTTGCGACGTGGACGGCGTCTTTTCCGACGGCCGCATTTACCTGGGCAATCAGGGCGAAGAGCTGAAAGCCTTCCACACCCGCGACGGCTATGGCGTTAAGGCGCTGCAGGGCGCCGGCATTGCGGTGGCGGTGATCACCGGCCGCAACTCCACCATAGTGCAAAACCGCATGACAGCGCTGGGTGTAAAACACATCTATCAGGGTATCGACGATAAATTTGTGCCCTACAAAGAGCTGCTGAGCCTGTATAACGTCAGCCCGGCCGAAGTGGCTTATATCGGCGATGACATGGTCGATCTGCCGGTGATGAAAGCCGTAGGCCTTGGGGTTTGTGTGGCCGATGGCCATCCATTTGTGGCCAGCAATGCCGACATGCTGACTTATCTGCCGGGCGGCCGCGGCGCCCTGCGCGAGCTTGCCGACCTGCTGCTGATGAGCCAGGACAAGTTCGACTCAGCCCACGGGATGAGCGTATGAACCGGGTGACCCTGGCCATTATCCTGCTGTTTGGTACGGCGCTGGCGCTGTATTGGCAGGTGCAAAGCAAAAAGGCAAGCCAGCCCCAGCCTACAGCTACGGTGCAAAAGCCCGATTATGTGGCCACCGACCTTCGCAGTATCAGCTACGACAGCGAAGGCAAACTCGAAAGCCGGGTGAGCGCTTCCTACATGGAGCACTTCGAAGGCAATGCCCAGACCCTGTTCACCCAACCGGTGTACACCTTGTTTCCACAAGATGGTAAAGGCGAGTGGCGTCTCAGTGCCAAAATCGGCAGACTGGACAAAGCAAGCGACAGAGTCATGCTGGAGCAGGACGTGCTGATTGAAGCTATCAGTTTCAACGAGCCACTGCAGCAGCTCAATACCAGTTATCTGGAACTGGATCTCAAGACCATGATCCTGACTTCCGAACAAGAGATTTTAATCAGCGGCAATAACTTCCATATGAGTGGCGTCGGCCTGCATGCCGACCTCAATGCGCAGGAAGTGAAGCTTTTAAGCAAGATTAAGGGAACCTATGAACCTCAATAAGTCGCTTCTTTTGGTGCTGCTGTGTACCTGCAGCGCCCTGGCGCAGGCCAACACCAAATTCGATTTAACTCAGGAAGTGAAAATCGCGGCAGCCAACAGCTACGCCGATTTGAAAAACAAACGCATCGTCTACGAAGGCCCGGTAACCCTGACCCAGGGCAGTTTGGTGCTCAAAGCCGACGAACTCAGCTCCTACACAGATGAGAAGACCGGCAAGCGGATCCTGCTCGCCAAGGGCAAGCCAGCCACCTACAGCCAGCAGGTGGAAGATGGCCGCACAGTGCAGGCCAGCGCCAACGAAATCAGCTACAACATCGACAGCCGCATCATGGGCCTCAAGGGCAGCGCCGAAGTCGAGCAGGATGGCAGTAAGGTCAGCGCCGACTCCATCGTCTACGACATCGAAAAGCAGCAGCTCAG
It encodes the following:
- the lptA gene encoding lipopolysaccharide transport periplasmic protein LptA, which produces MNLNKSLLLVLLCTCSALAQANTKFDLTQEVKIAAANSYADLKNKRIVYEGPVTLTQGSLVLKADELSSYTDEKTGKRILLAKGKPATYSQQVEDGRTVQASANEISYNIDSRIMGLKGSAEVEQDGSKVSADSIVYDIEKQQLSSQSSGKKDDQVITIIKPENYQQELQDKGKQDQPQPQKEKQQ